One genomic region from Saprospiraceae bacterium encodes:
- a CDS encoding amino acid permease: protein MSLFIRKPISQLLAQAEGGEKSLKRTLTATSLIMLGIGAIIGAGLFVRTAAAAAQNAGPSVTFGFILAGVGCALAGLCYAELSSSIPIAGSAYTYTYATMGEFVAWIIGWDLVLEYAVGAATVGIAWSEYLNNLLVNILHWKAIPYQFCHSPFEHSVDGVNGIINIPALMIVALLSLLLIKGIQESAAVNNIIVIAKVAIVILIIIIGWGFINPVNHTPYIPPASTYVDHLGISHKFGGFWGMVGAAGIVFFAFIGFDAVSTTAQEAKNPKRDMPIGILGSLVICTILYILFAHVLTGVATVEDFRTSGKEASVAFAISKYMAGYEWLAKLVTVAILAGFSSVILVMLLGQSRVFYSMAKDGLLPKMFSEIHPKYKTPYKANLIILVLVGLFAAFIPGDVVGDMTSIGTLFAFCLVCIGVIILRKTDPDLPRQFRAPWVPVLPILGVVVCLLMMLGLGWTNWTRLIGWLAIGFVIYFGYSAKHSHLRNPGKEQ, encoded by the coding sequence ATGAGTCTATTTATACGTAAACCAATAAGCCAGCTTTTAGCCCAAGCTGAAGGAGGCGAAAAATCACTCAAAAGGACCTTGACCGCCACTTCTTTGATTATGCTCGGTATTGGCGCTATCATCGGTGCAGGCCTATTTGTAAGGACTGCGGCGGCAGCTGCTCAGAATGCAGGACCTTCAGTTACTTTTGGTTTTATTCTGGCTGGGGTAGGATGTGCCTTGGCTGGACTGTGTTATGCGGAATTATCTTCCTCTATCCCTATAGCGGGTAGTGCTTATACGTATACTTATGCCACCATGGGTGAATTCGTAGCCTGGATCATAGGCTGGGACCTCGTATTAGAATATGCTGTGGGTGCGGCTACCGTAGGCATAGCCTGGAGTGAATATCTCAATAACTTGCTTGTCAATATCCTACATTGGAAAGCTATCCCTTATCAGTTTTGTCATTCTCCATTTGAACACAGTGTAGACGGAGTAAATGGGATCATCAATATTCCTGCCCTGATGATCGTAGCTTTATTATCGCTTTTGCTCATCAAAGGAATTCAAGAATCAGCAGCCGTAAATAATATTATTGTAATCGCCAAAGTGGCTATAGTGATCCTGATCATCATCATCGGTTGGGGGTTTATCAACCCAGTCAACCATACTCCTTACATACCACCTGCATCCACCTATGTAGATCACTTGGGTATCTCCCATAAATTCGGAGGATTTTGGGGCATGGTTGGAGCTGCAGGGATCGTATTCTTTGCTTTTATAGGATTTGATGCTGTCAGTACTACGGCTCAAGAGGCTAAAAACCCAAAACGAGATATGCCGATAGGGATTCTGGGGTCACTGGTCATCTGCACCATATTATATATATTGTTTGCTCATGTACTTACAGGAGTGGCTACGGTAGAAGATTTCAGGACTTCAGGAAAAGAGGCTTCTGTAGCTTTTGCTATCTCCAAATACATGGCAGGGTATGAATGGCTCGCCAAACTGGTCACAGTAGCTATTCTGGCAGGTTTTTCTTCGGTGATCCTTGTTATGTTACTGGGTCAGTCCAGGGTATTCTATTCAATGGCCAAAGATGGTCTGCTTCCGAAAATGTTTAGCGAAATTCATCCCAAATATAAGACTCCATACAAAGCCAATCTGATCATCCTGGTTTTGGTGGGATTGTTTGCTGCTTTTATACCGGGCGATGTCGTAGGAGATATGACCAGTATAGGCACTTTGTTTGCATTTTGTCTCGTATGTATTGGGGTAATCATCCTGAGAAAGACAGATCCAGACCTTCCACGACAGTTTAGAGCACCGTGGGTGCCCGTGCTGCCTATTTTGGGAGTGGTAGTCTGTTTGCTCATGATGTTGGGCCTTGGCTGGACTAACTGGACTCGACTGATAGGTTGGTTGGCGATCGGCTTTGTCATTTATTTTGGGTACAGTGCCAAGCACAGCCATCTTCGTAATCCGGGTAAGGAGCAATAG
- a CDS encoding RagB/SusD family nutrient uptake outer membrane protein, which translates to MKNIITINKSIFIVFFLSALVQTGCKKDFIDPNRATEEQVLSSSKGLTGIAVGLQRVYTLGRGSNLYNLVTINGLLTNELFVVNTGNTGEVQLQTGGTAVDGNHTMLTTFWTNNNKVIYDANLVIENAKDLSDKSFASGLIAYASIFKALSIGNLSQFWEKVPAGIGSNISFVDRADGFKQAIAVLDEAQAAISANPISAAFTSSVPAGIDIPNTINALKARFYLYSNLMPQALASANLVDVTKKSTFNFDALSLNPLFEVATSTNNVVQPKDSTLGLVASLAPASNDARVSFYTSINPTILPRFRISGFGNAAATAFPIYLPGEINLIKAEAYARQNDTINGKLWLNNVITKSSDPFNVFANQPAITNIGSQANLLEQIYRHRCIELFMSGQKLEDMRRFGRATSERKRNLMPYPLRERDNNPNTPADPAF; encoded by the coding sequence ATGAAAAATATTATCACCATAAATAAATCAATTTTTATAGTATTCTTCCTTTCTGCATTGGTACAAACCGGTTGTAAAAAAGATTTTATCGATCCCAACCGTGCCACCGAGGAGCAGGTACTATCCAGCAGTAAAGGTCTGACCGGCATAGCTGTTGGACTGCAACGGGTGTATACACTCGGAAGAGGAAGCAATCTGTATAACCTGGTTACGATCAACGGATTATTGACCAATGAATTATTTGTAGTCAATACCGGTAATACAGGCGAAGTACAATTACAAACCGGTGGCACAGCAGTAGACGGCAATCATACCATGCTTACCACATTTTGGACTAATAACAACAAAGTCATTTACGATGCCAATCTGGTGATAGAGAATGCAAAAGACCTGAGTGACAAGAGCTTTGCAAGTGGGTTGATCGCTTATGCTTCCATTTTTAAAGCACTCTCTATAGGCAATCTGTCCCAATTTTGGGAAAAAGTACCTGCAGGTATAGGATCCAACATCAGTTTTGTAGATCGTGCTGATGGATTCAAGCAAGCTATAGCAGTGCTGGATGAAGCCCAGGCAGCTATCAGTGCCAATCCGATCAGTGCAGCATTTACCAGTAGTGTACCGGCAGGCATCGATATACCAAATACCATCAATGCTTTAAAAGCCAGATTTTATTTGTATTCTAACCTGATGCCTCAAGCGCTGGCATCTGCCAATCTGGTAGATGTTACGAAAAAATCAACTTTCAATTTTGACGCCCTTTCATTGAATCCACTTTTTGAAGTAGCTACCAGTACAAACAATGTGGTCCAGCCCAAAGACAGTACACTGGGATTAGTGGCCAGTCTTGCGCCAGCCAGCAACGATGCTCGGGTATCTTTTTATACCAGCATCAATCCAACTATTTTACCCCGTTTTAGGATCAGTGGTTTTGGGAATGCTGCCGCTACTGCCTTCCCGATATATTTACCAGGTGAAATCAATTTAATCAAGGCGGAAGCGTACGCTCGTCAAAATGACACGATCAATGGCAAGCTTTGGCTCAATAATGTAATTACCAAATCATCTGACCCCTTTAATGTATTTGCCAATCAACCGGCGATTACTAACATAGGATCTCAGGCTAATTTGCTGGAACAAATCTATCGCCATCGCTGTATCGAATTATTTATGAGCGGTCAAAAGCTGGAAGACATGCGCCGATTTGGCCGGGCTACCAGTGAGCGTAAAAGAAATCTGATGCCTTATCCATTGAGAGAAAGGGATAATAATCCAAATACGCCTGCGGATCCTGCATTTTAG
- a CDS encoding T9SS type A sorting domain-containing protein — translation MKPLIIIVLFLTIASAVFGQIVCTNPITGSNPGANNPYTTGQTVNGNLTVSGIGRGSGIGKVDAANQYAADGWPESGSLGANDYFYFTLTPSSNYWINLSSFVYTSQSSGGPNNFAVRSSLDGFTSNLGSPSATGGNITLGGPDFTHITTPITFRIYGWSGGGGNFAINDFTFNGSVALPIQLINFNVIQDQNPIITWATLSESDNSHFILERSREGEDFIKINTIQGKGTTDAKNEYAYTDVTPYKGTNYYRLKQVDYDGTMTSFGIKSAYVTVDQIEVYPTLMQDLIRIEMPKTNRPIQWSISNSLGQQSLKGILALGEVKDAVSVQQLTPGTYFLSLKTQYGQEVFKLIKL, via the coding sequence ATGAAACCATTGATTATAATTGTATTATTCCTTACTATAGCTTCAGCCGTCTTTGGTCAGATAGTGTGCACTAATCCTATCACTGGTAGCAATCCAGGTGCAAATAATCCATATACCACCGGGCAAACTGTCAATGGAAATCTAACTGTAAGCGGCATCGGCAGAGGCAGCGGTATTGGGAAAGTAGATGCTGCTAACCAATATGCAGCTGATGGCTGGCCGGAATCAGGATCCTTAGGAGCAAATGATTATTTTTATTTCACCCTCACCCCGAGCTCAAATTATTGGATCAATTTATCCTCTTTTGTGTATACCTCGCAGAGCAGCGGTGGGCCCAATAATTTTGCTGTCAGAAGTAGTTTAGATGGATTTACAAGCAATTTAGGTTCGCCTTCAGCTACCGGGGGTAATATCACGCTGGGAGGTCCAGACTTTACACATATAACCACACCTATTACATTTAGAATATATGGCTGGAGTGGCGGTGGCGGAAATTTCGCAATCAATGACTTTACATTTAACGGCTCAGTGGCCTTGCCTATTCAGCTTATAAATTTTAATGTAATTCAGGACCAAAACCCAATCATCACCTGGGCTACCCTTTCAGAATCCGACAACAGTCATTTTATCCTTGAGCGCAGCCGCGAGGGTGAGGATTTTATAAAAATCAATACTATTCAGGGAAAAGGCACCACCGATGCCAAAAACGAATATGCTTATACTGATGTGACTCCATATAAAGGCACGAACTATTATAGGTTGAAGCAGGTCGATTATGATGGAACTATGACCTCCTTTGGCATTAAATCCGCTTATGTGACGGTTGATCAGATCGAGGTCTATCCCACTTTGATGCAGGATCTTATCCGGATAGAAATGCCAAAGACTAATCGTCCAATTCAGTGGAGCATCTCAAACAGTTTGGGACAACAAAGCTTAAAAGGTATATTGGCTCTAGGTGAAGTCAAGGATGCCGTCAGTGTACAACAACTTACCCCGGGTACATATTTTTTGAGTTTAAAGACACAATATGGGCAGGAGGTATTTAAATTGATTAAGCTTTGA
- a CDS encoding T9SS type A sorting domain-containing protein translates to MTNGRAYAQPGIHQEAAVAAGSDAGTSKAGSSGQVVVIVNSFLPIQISSFEITSSKTPIITWTTLAESDNSHFILERSRNGEDFIQINTIQGKGTTDAKNEYAYTDLTPLKGTNYYRLKQVDYNGTMTSFGIKSAYVTVDQIEVYPTMMQDLIRIEMPKTDRPMQWSISNSLGQRSLKGILAPGIENDAVNVQQLAPGTYFLSLQTQYGQEVFKLIKF, encoded by the coding sequence GTGACAAACGGTAGAGCCTATGCCCAACCTGGAATTCACCAGGAGGCGGCGGTGGCGGCAGGATCTGATGCAGGCACTTCTAAAGCTGGGTCATCTGGTCAGGTTGTGGTAATAGTGAATAGTTTTCTCCCCATCCAAATCTCCTCCTTTGAAATCACCTCTTCAAAAACCCCAATCATCACCTGGACCACTCTCGCAGAATCCGACAACAGTCATTTCATCCTTGAGCGCAGCCGTAATGGTGAGGATTTTATACAAATCAATACTATTCAGGGCAAAGGTACCACCGATGCCAAAAACGAATATGCTTATACTGATTTGACACCACTTAAAGGAACGAATTATTATAGGTTGAAGCAGGTCGATTACAATGGAACTATGACCTCCTTTGGCATTAAATCCGCTTATGTGACGGTTGATCAGATCGAGGTCTATCCCACCATGATGCAGGATCTTATTCGGATAGAAATGCCCAAGACTGATCGGCCAATGCAGTGGAGCATCTCAAACAGTTTGGGTCAACGAAGCTTAAAAGGTATATTGGCTCCAGGTATAGAAAACGATGCTGTGAATGTGCAACAACTTGCTCCGGGTACGTATTTTTTGAGTTTGCAGACACAATATGGGCAGGAGGTATTTAAATTGATTAAGTTTTGA
- a CDS encoding GHMP kinase, translated as MLDGALALAVPTKAGQSMNVRDGRGAEINWKSYDATGKIWFEAHFSLYDFSAIKTNDEEKAKKVSKLLKECTRQNSEFLSAWKGQTVETYLDFPLDWGLGSSSTLIYCLSQWADANPYYLLFNTTGGSGYDIACAYAEGPVLYQLGDESIRIDEVYFNPPFKDNLYFLHLGKKQDSSLAVAEYKTKSKAQPSLLDQVSKITEAMVSCKKASEFQLLIEAHEDLIGKHIDRAPIKHSLFPDFKGSIKSLGAWGGDFALVCSEAPATQVKSYFAEKGYSTLLPYTELVLNN; from the coding sequence GTGCTGGACGGAGCTTTGGCCCTCGCTGTACCCACCAAAGCCGGTCAGTCCATGAATGTACGGGATGGTAGAGGAGCAGAAATCAATTGGAAAAGTTATGATGCTACGGGCAAGATCTGGTTTGAGGCTCACTTCTCCTTATATGATTTTAGCGCTATCAAGACCAATGACGAAGAAAAAGCCAAAAAAGTAAGCAAACTGCTAAAGGAATGCACCCGTCAAAACTCTGAATTTTTATCTGCCTGGAAAGGTCAGACCGTAGAGACTTACCTGGATTTTCCACTGGATTGGGGGCTTGGATCGAGCTCTACCCTCATTTATTGTCTGTCACAGTGGGCTGATGCCAATCCTTATTATTTACTTTTCAATACAACCGGAGGATCCGGATATGATATAGCTTGTGCTTATGCCGAAGGGCCGGTACTCTATCAACTCGGTGACGAAAGCATCCGCATAGACGAAGTATACTTTAATCCGCCTTTTAAGGATAATCTGTATTTCCTCCACCTGGGCAAAAAACAAGACAGCAGCCTCGCCGTAGCAGAATACAAAACAAAATCCAAAGCCCAGCCCTCCTTATTGGACCAGGTATCTAAAATCACAGAAGCCATGGTATCATGCAAAAAAGCCAGTGAATTTCAACTTCTAATCGAAGCTCACGAAGACCTTATTGGTAAACATATAGACCGGGCGCCTATCAAGCATTCATTATTTCCTGATTTCAAGGGTTCTATAAAGTCGCTGGGTGCCTGGGGTGGTGATTTTGCACTCGTGTGCAGTGAAGCCCCTGCAACACAAGTCAAATCTTATTTTGCTGAAAAAGGTTACTCCACGCTTCTGCCTTATACCGAGCTGGTGCTCAATAATTAA
- a CDS encoding oxidoreductase has translation MPPAHWYTGLVVGIKELAPKVKSFELEIPEVVSFDFIAGQFITLDLPVGDKRLQRWRSYSISSAPAGTNKIELCIVHFDGGLGSTYFFDQVVVGTELKFKGPEGGFVLPEVIDQDVVMICTGTGIAPFRSMIWDIYHTGKTHRDIHLIFGTRRKEDILYALEWEQLMNNIPGFKFEVALSRESVSSGPEAGLLTKLHAGHVHPIYQAAYDTPRPDIHFYLCGWSKMIDEAVENLFGEIGFGREQIHFELYG, from the coding sequence ATGCCTCCTGCTCATTGGTACACAGGTCTGGTAGTCGGCATCAAGGAGCTGGCGCCAAAAGTCAAATCTTTTGAGCTGGAAATTCCAGAGGTAGTCAGTTTTGATTTTATAGCCGGCCAGTTTATCACCCTTGATCTGCCTGTAGGAGACAAAAGACTCCAGCGTTGGAGGAGTTATTCAATCTCTTCTGCCCCTGCCGGGACTAATAAAATCGAGCTCTGCATCGTGCATTTTGATGGTGGCCTTGGCAGTACTTATTTTTTCGACCAGGTCGTCGTCGGCACCGAACTAAAATTTAAAGGACCCGAAGGGGGATTTGTACTTCCGGAGGTTATAGACCAGGATGTGGTCATGATCTGCACCGGCACCGGTATAGCTCCTTTCCGAAGTATGATTTGGGATATCTATCACACAGGCAAAACCCATCGAGACATCCATTTAATTTTTGGCACCCGACGCAAAGAAGACATCCTCTATGCACTGGAATGGGAGCAGCTGATGAATAATATACCGGGATTTAAATTTGAGGTAGCTCTCTCCCGCGAATCAGTTAGTTCAGGACCGGAAGCCGGGCTCCTCACAAAGTTGCATGCAGGCCATGTACATCCCATCTATCAGGCAGCCTATGATACCCCTCGACCCGACATCCACTTTTATCTCTGTGGTTGGTCAAAAATGATTGATGAAGCGGTTGAAAATTTGTTTGGAGAGATTGGTTTTGGAAGGGAGCAGATTCATTTTGAGCTGTACGGATGA
- a CDS encoding GIY-YIG nuclease family protein, producing the protein MKGWMYILECSDGSYYTGSTNNLMLRIQQHQNGEGAKHTKLRLPVKLLYFEEFNRIDHAFYREKQVQGWSRKKKEALISGKFDSLPLLSKNNARHPVVSTDSTTERKDSTTDRAVGD; encoded by the coding sequence ATGAAAGGTTGGATGTATATATTGGAATGTTCAGATGGAAGCTACTATACAGGAAGTACCAATAATTTAATGTTGAGAATTCAACAGCATCAAAATGGTGAGGGTGCCAAACATACTAAGTTGAGATTGCCAGTAAAGCTCTTGTATTTTGAAGAATTCAACAGAATCGATCATGCATTTTATAGGGAAAAGCAGGTTCAAGGTTGGAGTAGGAAAAAGAAGGAAGCTTTGATATCTGGTAAATTTGATTCTCTTCCCTTATTATCGAAAAATAATGCCCGGCATCCGGTGGTTTCGACGGATTCAACCACCGAAAGAAAAGACTCAACCACCGATAGAGCTGTCGGTGACTGA
- a CDS encoding type IIA DNA topoisomerase subunit B, giving the protein MAEVKYNEDDIRSLDWKEHIRLRPGMYIGKLGDGASPDDGIYVLIKEVIDNCIDEYTMGYGKQIDITCQDGTVEVRDFGRGIPLGKVVDAVSRINTGAKYDSKAFKKTVGLNGVGTKAVNALSDYFCVEAYREGKMKLAEFKRGVLVKDPAISNSKEENGTYVKFTPDSSIFKHYEFLPAHIENQLWNYAYLNAGLKIKFNNKIFVSKNGLLDLLSRKTEADELRYPIIHLKGDDIELALSHGNEYGEQYYSFVNGQNTTQGGTHLAAFRESLVETIRNFYKKDFDAKDIRASIIGAISVRIEEPVFESQTKTKLGSQTIAPEGQSLKSFMLDFVSRQLDNYLHKNTEVANALLARIQQSERERKEIAGVRKLANERAKKANIYNKKLHDCRVHLGDKADEETRLATTLFITEGDSASGSLTKARDVQTQAVFSLRGKPLNCYGMSKKIVYENEELNLLQHALDIEDGIENLNFNQVVISTDADVDGMHIRLLLLTFFLQFFPDLVRNGHLFILETPLFRVRDKQQTFYCYSDKEKQEAIAALRGKPEITRFKGLGEISPNEFGQFIGAEMRLEPVILTEGTTIEDILAYYMGKNTPERQEFIIENLRIGLDNLRPEEVSTGSTSELELEQAQLPS; this is encoded by the coding sequence ATGGCAGAAGTAAAATATAACGAAGACGACATCAGGTCCCTCGATTGGAAAGAACATATTCGACTCAGACCAGGTATGTATATTGGCAAGCTCGGGGATGGTGCCTCACCGGATGACGGGATCTATGTACTGATCAAAGAAGTTATCGACAACTGTATCGATGAATATACCATGGGCTATGGCAAACAAATTGATATCACCTGCCAGGATGGGACTGTAGAAGTTAGAGATTTTGGACGAGGCATTCCACTGGGGAAAGTTGTAGATGCAGTTTCCAGGATCAATACAGGAGCCAAATATGACTCAAAAGCGTTCAAAAAGACCGTGGGCCTCAATGGGGTAGGTACTAAAGCGGTGAATGCTTTGTCAGATTATTTTTGTGTAGAAGCTTATCGTGAGGGCAAAATGAAACTGGCAGAATTTAAAAGAGGGGTCCTGGTCAAAGACCCTGCCATATCCAATTCAAAAGAAGAAAATGGTACTTATGTAAAATTTACTCCCGACAGCAGCATCTTTAAGCACTATGAGTTTCTGCCAGCCCATATTGAAAATCAGCTGTGGAACTATGCTTATCTCAATGCGGGACTCAAAATAAAATTTAACAATAAAATATTTGTTTCCAAAAACGGGTTGTTGGATTTGTTGTCCAGAAAGACCGAAGCCGATGAACTCAGGTACCCGATCATTCATCTCAAAGGCGATGATATCGAGCTGGCACTCAGCCATGGCAATGAATACGGAGAGCAGTATTATTCTTTCGTCAACGGGCAAAATACTACCCAGGGAGGAACCCACCTGGCCGCTTTCAGAGAATCCCTCGTAGAGACCATTCGCAATTTCTATAAAAAAGATTTTGATGCTAAAGATATCCGTGCTTCTATCATCGGAGCCATCAGTGTACGCATAGAAGAGCCTGTCTTCGAATCACAAACTAAAACTAAACTGGGATCACAAACCATTGCTCCGGAAGGTCAAAGCCTCAAGTCTTTTATGCTGGATTTTGTGTCCAGACAGTTGGACAATTATCTTCATAAAAACACAGAGGTCGCCAATGCCTTGCTCGCTCGCATCCAGCAATCTGAACGCGAACGCAAAGAGATCGCCGGGGTGAGAAAACTGGCCAACGAACGTGCCAAAAAAGCCAATATCTACAATAAAAAACTGCACGATTGCAGAGTACACTTAGGAGACAAAGCAGATGAAGAAACCAGGCTGGCGACTACCTTGTTTATCACAGAAGGAGATAGTGCTTCCGGTTCGCTGACCAAAGCCCGTGATGTCCAGACACAGGCAGTATTCAGTTTGCGGGGTAAGCCGCTCAATTGCTATGGCATGTCCAAAAAAATAGTCTACGAAAACGAAGAACTCAACTTGCTCCAACATGCGCTCGACATAGAAGATGGAATAGAAAATCTGAATTTTAACCAGGTCGTAATCAGTACCGACGCAGATGTAGACGGTATGCATATCCGCTTATTGCTCCTCACATTTTTCTTACAGTTTTTCCCTGATTTAGTGCGCAATGGCCATCTTTTTATCCTGGAGACTCCACTGTTTCGCGTGAGAGACAAACAACAGACCTTTTATTGTTATAGTGACAAAGAAAAGCAAGAGGCTATAGCTGCTTTAAGAGGCAAGCCGGAGATCACCAGGTTCAAAGGCTTGGGCGAGATTTCGCCTAACGAATTTGGACAATTTATTGGTGCTGAAATGCGGCTAGAGCCGGTGATACTGACCGAAGGCACCACGATTGAAGATATTCTTGCTTATTACATGGGGAAAAATACGCCCGAACGGCAAGAGTTTATTATTGAGAATCTAAGGATTGGGCTGGATAATTTGAGGCCAGAGGAAGTTTCGACAGGCTCAACTTCCGAGCTAGAGTTAGAACAGGCTCAACTTCCGAGCTAG
- the acs gene encoding acetate--CoA ligase, which produces MSLQIKSLQEYKDTYHKSISDPDAFWGEVANHFTWKKKWDRVSNWSFNPLDIKWFEGGQLNITENCLDRHLAESGDKIALLWEPNDPSQPTRSYTYRQLYRAVCQTAHMLSSQGVTKGDRVCLYMGMIPELAIAVLACARIGAIHSVIFGGFSAQSIADRVIDAGATYIITANGAMRGTKEIPLKPVVDEALKKTDIVKKVFVYRHTDTIVAMAPDRDLWWEDVLDSSVMDYPAAIMDSEDVLFILYTSGSTGKPKGVVHTCAGYMIYATYSFLNVFQYQPDEIFFCTADIGWVTGHSYIVYGPLCAGATNLMFEGVPTWPDAGRFWDIVDKHQVNILYTAPTAIRSLMSYGLDPLQGKDLSSLRVLGSVGEPINEEAWHWYDEHIGKKRCPIVDTWWQTETGGILISNLAGVTPSKPSFATLPLPGVLPLLVDERGEEVEGNPAAGNLCIQSAWPSIIRTTYGDHDRCLKTYFSTYPGMYFTGDGALRDEAGNYRITGRVDDVLNVSGHRIGTAEVENAINMHPAVIESAVVGFPHDIKGQGLYAFVICSEGHDEDQLKKEINAKVNEVIGPIARPDKIQIVFGLPKTRSGKIMRRILRKIAEGELNQLGDTTTLLDPMVVEDIKKGRL; this is translated from the coding sequence ATGTCATTACAAATAAAAAGCCTGCAAGAATATAAGGATACCTATCACAAGTCTATCAGTGACCCTGATGCTTTTTGGGGAGAGGTAGCCAACCATTTTACCTGGAAGAAAAAATGGGATCGGGTATCTAATTGGTCCTTTAATCCATTGGATATCAAATGGTTTGAGGGAGGTCAACTGAATATTACTGAAAATTGTCTTGACCGGCATTTGGCTGAAAGCGGCGACAAAATAGCATTGTTGTGGGAGCCAAATGATCCCTCTCAACCGACAAGGTCTTATACATATAGACAACTGTACAGGGCTGTTTGCCAGACAGCTCATATGCTGAGCAGCCAGGGTGTGACCAAAGGAGACCGGGTCTGCCTCTATATGGGCATGATACCTGAATTGGCTATTGCTGTCCTTGCGTGCGCGCGCATTGGAGCTATCCATAGCGTGATCTTTGGAGGTTTTAGCGCACAAAGTATCGCTGACAGAGTGATCGATGCCGGAGCCACCTATATCATCACCGCCAATGGTGCTATGAGAGGCACTAAAGAGATTCCTCTCAAACCCGTTGTAGACGAAGCATTAAAAAAAACAGACATTGTCAAAAAAGTCTTTGTGTACCGTCATACTGACACTATTGTAGCTATGGCACCAGATAGGGACTTATGGTGGGAGGATGTTTTGGATTCCTCTGTCATGGACTACCCTGCTGCTATCATGGATAGTGAAGATGTACTATTTATACTGTATACCAGCGGCAGTACCGGCAAACCAAAAGGGGTCGTGCATACCTGCGCAGGATATATGATATATGCCACGTATAGCTTTTTGAACGTATTCCAATATCAGCCTGATGAAATCTTTTTCTGTACTGCAGATATCGGCTGGGTGACCGGTCACAGTTATATAGTCTATGGACCTTTATGCGCCGGGGCTACCAACCTTATGTTTGAAGGAGTGCCCACCTGGCCTGACGCTGGAAGATTTTGGGATATCGTGGACAAACATCAGGTCAATATATTGTATACCGCTCCTACAGCCATTCGCAGCTTGATGAGTTATGGGCTCGATCCGCTCCAAGGAAAAGATTTGAGCAGCTTACGGGTATTGGGCTCAGTCGGTGAGCCGATCAACGAGGAGGCATGGCACTGGTATGACGAACATATAGGTAAAAAAAGATGTCCGATCGTCGATACCTGGTGGCAGACAGAAACCGGAGGCATCCTGATCAGCAACCTCGCTGGGGTCACTCCATCCAAACCCTCCTTCGCGACACTTCCATTACCAGGTGTACTTCCCCTTCTGGTTGACGAACGGGGAGAAGAAGTAGAAGGCAATCCTGCCGCTGGCAATCTTTGTATTCAGTCAGCCTGGCCTAGCATCATACGCACTACTTATGGTGACCATGACCGATGTCTTAAAACATATTTCAGCACTTATCCTGGCATGTATTTTACCGGGGATGGTGCTTTAAGAGATGAAGCAGGTAATTACAGGATTACCGGCAGAGTCGATGATGTGCTCAATGTATCCGGACATAGGATCGGAACTGCTGAAGTAGAAAATGCCATCAACATGCATCCCGCGGTGATTGAAAGCGCAGTAGTAGGATTTCCACATGATATCAAAGGTCAAGGGCTTTATGCTTTCGTCATCTGTAGTGAAGGTCATGATGAAGATCAGCTCAAAAAGGAGATCAATGCCAAAGTCAATGAAGTCATAGGCCCGATCGCCAGGCCAGATAAAATTCAAATTGTTTTTGGCCTGCCTAAAACACGAAGTGGCAAGATCATGCGTCGGATCTTGCGCAAAATAGCTGAAGGAGAACTCAATCAGCTAGGTGATACAACCACCTTACTCGATCCCATGGTTGTAGAGGATATAAAGAAAGGCAGATTATAG